One segment of candidate division KSB1 bacterium DNA contains the following:
- a CDS encoding VWA domain-containing protein: MEASGHLLSNLLLFGRLLRRLGMDVNPGRMLDLMQALEHIQIGRKDDFYYTARSLLVHRHEDLRFFDQAFELFWRKPADAAATLGLSGLDKQPPLRKSPNRQKPLFHPSIASSPSTGQSEQSESSRPQVVQTYSDVEILRKKDFAEMNVDELKRARELIAELVWQLGKRRTRRKQPGLGTLFDWRRTLRRNLKYGGEVLNWARREPKFKPRPLVVIADVSGSMERYTNLLLQFIYSLSSGLDKVEAFVFSTRLTRISKQLHHRDAARALREVAHCVSDWAGGTRIGEALKDFNFKWGRRALSRGAVVMIISDGWDRGDILLLRQEMARLSLSSHRLIWLNPLLGHEGYEPLTQGMSAALPYVDDFLPVHNLVSLEQLGKVLAEVAIGRK, translated from the coding sequence ATGGAAGCATCCGGCCACCTACTTTCAAACTTGCTGCTCTTCGGCCGCTTGCTGCGCCGGCTCGGCATGGATGTCAACCCCGGCCGCATGCTGGATTTGATGCAAGCCCTCGAGCACATTCAAATCGGCCGCAAAGACGATTTTTATTACACGGCGCGCAGCTTGTTGGTGCATCGGCACGAAGATTTGCGTTTCTTCGATCAGGCCTTCGAGTTGTTTTGGCGGAAACCGGCAGATGCGGCGGCGACATTGGGTTTAAGCGGACTCGACAAGCAACCGCCATTGCGGAAGTCACCGAATCGTCAAAAGCCACTTTTTCACCCGAGCATTGCGAGTTCCCCCTCAACCGGACAATCCGAACAAAGCGAGTCATCGCGTCCGCAGGTCGTTCAAACTTATAGCGATGTCGAAATTTTACGCAAAAAAGATTTTGCCGAAATGAACGTCGATGAGCTGAAGCGGGCACGAGAACTGATTGCGGAATTGGTGTGGCAACTCGGCAAGCGCCGCACGCGGCGAAAGCAACCAGGTTTAGGAACTTTGTTTGACTGGCGCCGCACGCTTCGCCGGAATCTCAAATATGGCGGCGAAGTTCTCAACTGGGCCCGGCGCGAACCGAAATTCAAGCCGCGGCCGCTGGTGGTGATTGCCGACGTCAGCGGCTCGATGGAACGGTACACGAATTTGCTCTTGCAATTCATTTACAGCTTGAGCAGCGGCCTTGACAAGGTCGAGGCTTTTGTTTTCAGCACGCGGCTGACGAGAATTTCAAAACAATTGCACCACCGCGATGCCGCGCGCGCGCTGCGAGAAGTGGCACATTGCGTGAGCGATTGGGCCGGCGGCACGCGCATCGGCGAGGCGCTCAAAGATTTTAATTTCAAATGGGGCCGCCGCGCGTTGAGCCGCGGCGCTGTTGTCATGATCATCAGCGACGGCTGGGATCGCGGCGATATTCTGTTATTGCGCCAGGAAATGGCGAGATTGTCATTGAGCAGCCATCGGTTGATATGGCTCAATCCGCTTTTGGGGCACGAAGGTTACGAGCCGCTGACGCAGGGCATGAGCGCAGCATTGCCGTACGTCGATGATTTTTTGCCGGTGCACAATCTCGTCTCATTGGAGCAGTTGGGAAAGGTGTTGGCGGAGGTGGCGATAGGACGCAAATGA
- a CDS encoding DUF86 domain-containing protein — MEWKKWTGWRDIAIHQDFGINEDVLWDRVSNKIQQLKNQITEILNEINTESKTP, encoded by the coding sequence GTGGAATGGAAGAAATGGACAGGTTGGCGTGATATTGCCATTCACCAAGACTTCGGAATCAACGAAGACGTTCTCTGGGATAGAGTGAGTAATAAAATTCAGCAATTGAAAAACCAAATTACAGAAATTCTCAATGAGATCAACACAGAAAGCAAGACACCGTGA
- a CDS encoding right-handed parallel beta-helix repeat-containing protein: MVFFLAFTYLPLPGLDSFHQRAIDWRGQTGKLTTSEARAEDHFNSILAGENLKRPFPDMPMRANNPTTPEKIELGKFLFFDPILSADNDLSCAHCHHPDLGFSDNRGQSMGRGGKGLGPARRGGAVIRRGAPTIWNAAYNHVQFWDGRARDLEDQARNPIQDRKEMAQDSTELVKELQALPEYVRLFEAAFGGLPGQGGNGSAITFERVTYAIAAFERTILSHNSKFDRYANGEMSALSPAERRGFNLFRSLKTRCFECHNLPTFANPDFKVIGVPSLPNGEPDSGRAEVAGKGYENAFKVPTLRNVALTAPYMHNGIFKTLDEVLDFYAGGGGPGRGLDVPNVDDKIRQFDLSPQEKEDLIAFLHALTDETNKPDIPSRVPSGLPVVPSLPNQSLEMQVFKAKPAEKNPAKVTRQGKRLIVNSGELIQPAIDAARAGDTVAVMPGVYHESLTVDISGVTLFGVEHNGRRPVLDGKNVLSDGLVGSGRDFEMRHFEVKNYTANGVMMNRTVNVTFRDIYCENSGLYGVYPVECINVLVERCTVTGVRDAGIYVGQSRDIVVRDCKAYGNVCGIEIENSVNAVVENNEAYNNAGGILVFLLPNNPSKVSQNCKVVNNRVYNNNHVNFGDPAAIVSRVPSGTGIIILAADEVEVTNNEIRNNNSFGVAVLGLDLVFGVGSKYDVDPIPERCWIHDNQMSGNGAQPAGILNEMGFAGKDLLWDLRGYDNSWHQPGASKLPALLPNKSWPDFARRANWRLWKLLVKLMG; encoded by the coding sequence TTGGTCTTCTTTCTCGCTTTCACCTATCTGCCGCTGCCCGGGCTTGATTCTTTCCATCAACGCGCCATCGACTGGCGCGGCCAAACCGGAAAATTGACCACCAGCGAGGCGCGTGCCGAAGATCATTTCAATTCAATTCTCGCCGGCGAGAATCTCAAACGGCCTTTTCCCGATATGCCGATGCGGGCGAACAATCCCACCACGCCGGAAAAAATCGAACTGGGAAAATTTCTCTTCTTCGATCCAATTCTTTCGGCGGACAATGATCTGTCCTGCGCGCATTGCCATCATCCGGATTTGGGATTCTCCGACAATCGCGGGCAGTCGATGGGACGAGGCGGCAAAGGCCTCGGCCCGGCGCGCCGCGGCGGCGCAGTGATTCGCCGCGGCGCGCCGACGATTTGGAACGCGGCGTATAATCACGTGCAATTTTGGGATGGCCGCGCGCGCGATCTCGAAGATCAGGCCCGCAATCCGATTCAAGACCGAAAAGAAATGGCGCAGGATTCGACCGAGTTGGTAAAAGAGCTGCAAGCGCTTCCGGAATACGTCCGGCTTTTTGAAGCAGCGTTCGGCGGCCTGCCCGGCCAGGGCGGCAATGGTTCGGCGATCACTTTCGAGCGCGTCACTTACGCGATTGCCGCCTTCGAGCGCACGATTCTCTCCCACAACTCAAAATTTGACCGGTACGCCAACGGCGAGATGAGCGCACTTTCACCAGCCGAGCGCCGCGGCTTCAATCTTTTTCGCTCGCTGAAAACGCGCTGTTTCGAATGCCATAATCTGCCGACATTTGCCAATCCCGATTTCAAAGTGATCGGCGTGCCGTCGCTGCCGAATGGCGAGCCGGATTCTGGCCGCGCGGAAGTGGCCGGTAAAGGCTACGAAAATGCGTTCAAAGTTCCAACGCTGCGCAATGTCGCGCTCACCGCGCCTTACATGCACAATGGCATTTTCAAAACTCTGGATGAAGTGCTCGATTTTTACGCCGGTGGCGGCGGGCCAGGCCGCGGCCTCGATGTGCCGAACGTCGATGACAAAATTCGCCAATTCGATTTAAGCCCGCAAGAGAAGGAAGATTTGATCGCCTTTTTGCACGCGTTGACGGACGAAACCAACAAACCCGACATTCCATCCCGCGTGCCCTCCGGCTTGCCGGTGGTGCCGTCTCTGCCCAATCAATCTTTGGAAATGCAAGTGTTCAAAGCCAAACCGGCTGAAAAGAATCCGGCAAAAGTCACGCGTCAAGGAAAGCGCCTGATCGTCAATTCCGGTGAGTTGATTCAACCGGCCATCGACGCGGCGCGAGCGGGCGATACGGTCGCCGTCATGCCGGGCGTTTATCACGAATCACTGACGGTCGATATTTCTGGCGTCACGTTATTCGGCGTCGAGCACAACGGCCGGCGCCCGGTTCTTGATGGCAAGAATGTTCTCTCCGACGGCTTGGTCGGCTCCGGCCGCGATTTTGAGATGCGCCATTTCGAGGTGAAAAATTATACGGCGAACGGCGTGATGATGAACCGCACCGTCAACGTTACATTTCGCGATATCTATTGCGAGAATTCGGGGCTTTACGGCGTGTATCCGGTTGAGTGCATCAACGTGCTGGTTGAGCGCTGCACGGTGACGGGCGTGCGCGATGCGGGCATTTACGTCGGCCAGTCGCGCGACATCGTGGTGCGCGATTGCAAAGCTTACGGGAATGTCTGCGGCATCGAGATTGAAAATTCCGTCAACGCCGTGGTTGAGAACAACGAGGCTTATAACAATGCCGGCGGCATTTTGGTGTTTCTGCTGCCGAACAATCCCTCGAAAGTTTCGCAAAATTGCAAGGTGGTCAACAACCGCGTCTACAACAACAATCACGTCAATTTCGGCGACCCGGCGGCCATCGTCAGCCGGGTTCCCTCGGGCACCGGCATCATAATTCTCGCGGCAGACGAGGTTGAAGTGACGAACAACGAGATTCGCAACAACAATTCATTTGGCGTCGCGGTTTTAGGATTGGACTTGGTCTTTGGTGTCGGCTCGAAATACGACGTTGATCCGATTCCGGAGCGCTGCTGGATTCACGACAATCAAATGTCGGGCAATGGCGCGCAACCGGCAGGCATTCTGAACGAGATGGGTTTTGCCGGCAAGGATTTGCTGTGGGATTTGCGCGGCTACGACAACAGTTGGCATCAACCCGGCGCTTCAAAATTGCCGGCGTTGCTGCCGAATAAAAGCTGGCCCGATTTTGCGCGCCGGGCGAATTGGCGGTTGTGGAAACTGTTGGTGAAATTAATGGGCTAG
- a CDS encoding lactate racemase domain-containing protein — protein MRLEFNYGRGKLPLEIPEQNILAYRQPNSQALASASDNQKILLEAINEFGVLRLSPIFAGRQVGVIIEDATRSTPLGELLAVMLPFLRGARFVQFLIATGSHEPDTSGNRQIIDSLHAMIADMDFPEYDIHASDCERDEFIAVGITTRGTPVRVNERSARCEVFLVLSDMKNHYFAGYSNPLKNFLPGICSLETIARNHALTLDERSTFGLHPLHPDPKRRNAPLADDLWEGVQMILRRRPVLVLAVISYENQLQWAKIGALVETTSAGIQKVDELTSFTLPKTDLMIVSPGGYPDDESLYTAQRALELTKNAINAGGEVLFLAQCENGIGPQKAMAHFYDLLTQPIPAVLKSIENEYELYSHKAYKFAQMIQQLRAIHVHSSLPDEAVARIHLQPCADPQALVNRWLADHPNRQINIFDGANKLAIYAQ, from the coding sequence ATGCGTCTCGAATTCAATTACGGCAGAGGCAAATTGCCGCTGGAAATTCCCGAGCAGAACATCCTCGCCTATCGCCAGCCGAATTCACAGGCTCTCGCCTCCGCCAGCGACAATCAGAAAATTTTGCTGGAGGCTATCAACGAATTCGGCGTCCTGCGACTCTCACCGATTTTTGCAGGCCGGCAGGTCGGCGTCATTATCGAAGATGCGACGCGCTCGACGCCGTTGGGCGAGCTGCTGGCGGTGATGCTGCCGTTTCTGCGCGGGGCACGCTTCGTGCAATTTTTGATTGCCACGGGCAGCCACGAGCCGGACACCTCGGGCAACCGCCAGATTATCGACAGCCTTCACGCGATGATTGCGGACATGGATTTTCCCGAATACGACATTCACGCCAGCGATTGCGAGCGGGATGAGTTCATCGCCGTCGGCATCACCACACGCGGCACGCCGGTGCGGGTGAATGAGCGCTCGGCGCGATGCGAGGTTTTTCTCGTCCTTTCCGACATGAAGAATCACTATTTCGCCGGTTACTCCAATCCGCTCAAGAATTTTCTGCCCGGCATTTGCAGCCTGGAAACGATCGCGCGCAATCACGCGTTGACGCTCGACGAGCGCTCGACCTTCGGCTTGCATCCGTTGCATCCCGATCCCAAACGCCGTAACGCGCCGCTGGCGGATGATTTGTGGGAAGGCGTGCAGATGATCCTGCGCCGCCGGCCGGTTCTCGTGCTCGCGGTGATTTCCTATGAAAATCAATTGCAATGGGCCAAAATCGGCGCGTTGGTTGAAACGACGAGTGCCGGCATTCAAAAAGTCGATGAGCTGACCAGCTTCACCTTGCCCAAGACTGATTTGATGATCGTCTCGCCCGGCGGTTATCCCGACGATGAAAGTTTGTACACGGCGCAGCGTGCGCTGGAACTGACGAAAAATGCCATCAACGCCGGTGGTGAGGTGCTCTTTCTGGCACAGTGTGAAAACGGCATTGGCCCGCAGAAGGCGATGGCGCATTTTTACGATCTGCTGACGCAGCCGATTCCCGCGGTGCTCAAGAGCATCGAAAATGAGTACGAGCTGTATTCACACAAGGCTTACAAATTCGCGCAGATGATTCAACAGTTGCGCGCGATTCACGTGCATTCCAGCCTGCCGGACGAGGCGGTGGCGCGCATCCATTTGCAACCGTGCGCCGATCCACAGGCGCTGGTGAATCGCTGGCTGGCGGATCATCCAAACCGCCAGATCAACATTTTCGACGGCGCCAACAAGCTGGCAATCTATGCTCAGTGA
- a CDS encoding XdhC/CoxI family protein, whose translation MNEKIFNTLYEAIQSGEPVVLATVIRGAENEIGRHLLIRRDGSTQGNFGDPSLAARVKEQAAALFGQQASQTYRDGECEIFLESYFPPPKLIIVGAVHVAIPLVSFAKELGYKVILVDPRQTFATETRFPHVDALIRKWPDEALAEVGIDASTCIVVLTHDPKFDDPAIKYALQYSPAYIGVLGSRKTHEKRLARLKQEGLTDEQLAFLHAPIGLDLGGQTPVEIALSIMSEIVAVRRGRVFLLQHKRAAAQPRRSRAAGDHS comes from the coding sequence ATGAACGAAAAAATTTTCAATACACTTTATGAAGCGATTCAGAGTGGTGAGCCGGTTGTCCTCGCGACGGTTATCCGCGGCGCTGAAAATGAAATTGGCCGCCATCTGTTGATTCGCCGTGATGGCAGCACCCAGGGAAATTTTGGCGATCCGTCGCTGGCGGCACGCGTGAAAGAACAGGCCGCCGCGCTGTTCGGGCAGCAGGCAAGCCAAACCTACCGCGACGGCGAGTGCGAGATTTTTCTCGAATCCTATTTCCCGCCACCGAAGCTGATCATCGTCGGCGCGGTGCATGTTGCCATTCCGCTCGTGTCGTTTGCCAAAGAGTTGGGTTACAAAGTCATTCTTGTCGATCCGCGACAGACGTTTGCCACGGAAACGCGCTTTCCGCACGTCGATGCGCTGATTCGCAAGTGGCCGGACGAGGCGCTGGCGGAGGTGGGCATCGATGCGAGCACGTGCATTGTCGTGCTCACGCATGATCCGAAATTCGATGATCCGGCGATTAAATATGCGCTGCAATATTCCCCCGCTTACATCGGCGTGCTCGGCAGCCGCAAGACGCACGAGAAACGGCTGGCACGGCTTAAACAAGAAGGTTTGACCGATGAACAATTGGCATTTTTACACGCGCCGATCGGCCTTGACCTCGGCGGCCAAACGCCGGTGGAAATCGCCTTGAGCATCATGAGCGAAATCGTGGCAGTGCGGCGCGGCCGCGTATTTTTACTTCAACACAAGCGCGCGGCTGCTCAGCCTCGCCGAAGCCGCGCTGCCGGCGACCATTCCTAG
- a CDS encoding amidohydrolase has product MSFEEYDPRSTLVVPAHPLTRAKYPFIDVHNHQANMSPEKLKELAAEMDKLNMAVMVNLSGRGFRRMQNPDGTTTAGLHDGEYLKKSVENVKAAAPGRFLVFTNVDFNGIGEPGWTEKAVRELEQDVKNGAAGLKIYKSLGLEIKDNSGKRVAVDDPRLAPIWAKCGELKIPVLIHTGDPAPFWLPQDKFNERWLELKQFPDRYRYGKEPSWQQVMNEQFNVFKNHPQTIFISAHMAWLANDLARLGKVLDDHPNMYTEIGAIIYEPGRQPRFARDWFIKYQDRVLFGKDIWAPEEYHVYFRVLETADEYFDYYRKRHAFWKMYGLDLPDEVLKKLYYKNALRILPGIDKSRFPE; this is encoded by the coding sequence ATGTCTTTTGAAGAATACGATCCGCGATCGACTCTTGTGGTGCCGGCACATCCATTGACACGCGCGAAATATCCCTTTATCGACGTGCACAACCACCAGGCCAACATGTCGCCGGAGAAGCTCAAGGAACTGGCGGCTGAGATGGACAAGCTCAACATGGCGGTGATGGTCAATCTCAGCGGCCGCGGCTTCCGGCGCATGCAAAATCCGGATGGCACCACAACCGCCGGGCTTCATGATGGCGAGTATCTTAAAAAATCCGTGGAAAATGTCAAAGCGGCGGCCCCGGGGCGATTCCTGGTTTTTACGAATGTCGATTTCAATGGCATCGGCGAACCGGGCTGGACGGAAAAAGCGGTGAGAGAGTTGGAGCAAGATGTGAAAAACGGGGCGGCGGGCTTGAAAATTTACAAAAGTCTCGGCTTGGAAATCAAAGACAACAGCGGCAAACGCGTGGCGGTGGATGATCCGCGGCTGGCTCCGATCTGGGCGAAATGCGGCGAACTGAAGATTCCCGTCCTCATTCACACCGGCGATCCGGCGCCGTTCTGGCTGCCGCAGGATAAATTCAACGAGCGCTGGCTGGAACTGAAGCAATTTCCCGACCGATATCGGTATGGCAAAGAGCCGTCATGGCAGCAAGTGATGAACGAGCAGTTCAACGTTTTCAAGAACCATCCGCAAACAATTTTCATCAGCGCGCACATGGCGTGGCTGGCCAACGATCTCGCCCGCCTCGGCAAAGTTCTCGACGACCATCCCAACATGTATACCGAGATCGGCGCCATCATTTACGAGCCGGGCCGCCAGCCGCGTTTTGCGCGCGACTGGTTCATCAAATATCAGGATCGCGTCTTGTTCGGCAAAGACATTTGGGCACCGGAGGAATATCACGTTTACTTTCGCGTTTTGGAGACCGCCGACGAGTATTTTGATTACTATCGCAAGCGCCACGCCTTTTGGAAAATGTACGGTCTGGACTTGCCTGATGAGGTGCTGAAAAAGCTTTATTATAAAAATGCCCTGCGCATTTTGCCGGGCATCGACAAGTCAAGATTCCCCGAGTAG
- a CDS encoding DUF86 domain-containing protein — MNEPRTLAEIPAILRRHKSVLHAKFGVLDLAVFGSYARQAQQMTSDAVLRNLEIIGEATKNIPDEARDICNCGMEEMDRLA, encoded by the coding sequence ATGAATGAACCCCGAACACTGGCCGAAATCCCGGCCATTTTGCGGCGTCACAAGAGCGTGTTGCATGCAAAATTTGGCGTGCTCGATCTTGCGGTTTTTGGCTCGTATGCCAGACAGGCGCAACAAATGACGAGTGATGCGGTGTTGAGAAATCTGGAAATTATTGGAGAGGCAACGAAAAACATTCCAGACGAAGCCAGAGATATATGCAACTGTGGAATGGAAGAAATGGACAGGTTGGCGTGA
- a CDS encoding XdhC family protein: MQDLLPELRRWRDRGDTIALATVVKTWGSSPRPAGAKMAVNARGEIIGSVSGGCVESAVIEEALNVIKSGKPKLLSFGVSNEQAWEVGLACGGSIEVFVEKLEA, from the coding sequence ATGCAAGATTTGCTTCCCGAACTCCGACGCTGGCGCGACCGAGGTGATACCATCGCGTTGGCAACTGTAGTGAAAACCTGGGGCTCGTCGCCGCGGCCGGCGGGCGCGAAAATGGCCGTGAATGCGCGCGGCGAAATCATCGGCTCGGTCAGCGGCGGCTGCGTGGAAAGCGCCGTGATCGAAGAAGCGCTGAACGTGATCAAATCCGGCAAGCCCAAATTGCTGTCGTTTGGCGTTTCGAATGAGCAGGCGTGGGAAGTGGGACTCGCCTGCGGCGGGTCGATCGAGGTGTTTGTGGAGAAACTGGAGGCTTGA